cttttttttttttgacaaacTTTTTGCATTGTTTTTTGCAATGGAATTCGGGTTTTCATGCAAtaacttttaatatttttattaatccgtttttgtaaattattaattccccccccccccactcttttttAATTCtctttgccctctctctctctctctctctctctctctcactttctctccatctccctctcccctttcctcgcCGTTCAGCTCATCACACAGGCGTTGTTCTTCGGTTGACCGTGTTGGTGTGCAAGGAGTCCTTAATGTCTTTTTGGATGCAGTTGTGGACCTGTAGGAAATTGTGGTCCCGCTCAGAGTTGTAGGTGGCAGTGGAGGTGGTGGTCTTCAGGGGGTCTCTCGTGAGGGTGTACATGGATATCTCGGTCGACGGCAGCGTGTTGAAGCCTTTGAGGCCGACGGGCGAGGGGTCTCTGGAATGCGATGGCTCCGTGGAGCGGGAGCTCGATCGACTGCGCCGTCTGTAGCGGTACCGGTAGCTGGGGATCCGGGTGATGGCGGAGGACTGCAGGTAGTCCGTGGATCTCGTCCCTGCCCTGATCTGTTTGTGTCTGTCAATGAACATGTGAACGGCGAGCACGCCCACCATCTCGGCGATAATGAAGGAGAGCGCTCCAAAGTAAAAAGACCACCCGTACGAGTAACTGTTCTTTTTGGAGTCGCTCTTTGCCGGATCTCCCGAGTTGGCTGATATGTACACGATGATTCCGATGATGTTACTCAACCCTGCGGCAGGAGACGGGAAGATATAAAGAGGGGGCAGAAACAGTAGTTATTGACATTCACGCTAAGAGAAATACAGGTCGCTTCGCCAAACCATAAAATTCGATACAATACCATACGATACCATACGATTCGAtataatacgatacgatatgtTACGGGGTACAagggcggaactcgctatcaaaacatggaggggacgggggacacaatttttttggGGCCACGCGCGTAtgcgtacactcacacacacacgcacgcgctaggcttcggaggctcaacccagcgctaaaaacggagattttaaaatcgggatcacaaaaacttagtggggatgtcccccacctctcaaaacatgggggggacgtgtccccactggcccccccgggatttccgcccctgaatCTGGGTAACATTCTGGTGAGCCTCCCTTGCATCCTCTcccaagcctccatatcctttctgtaatggggtgacgaGAAATGAATgctatactccaaatgcagcctcacccaaGTCGGATGGAAAGTTCTTcccaagatgggctgaatggcctcccttttTGCTCGTTTGCTCACGTAGCCAATCCTATCCCGCTCTGATGGCTACACAGGAGATTCCAGAGAGTGATGGACACTGCCTGGcctatcacaggtactgacctccccaccatccaagggGGTCTATCagaagcactgcctcaaaaaggcagccagtatcatcacagatcaccatcctggccacactcatttcACAACTAACATCAGGAAGAAGGTCTAGGAGTCTAAAGACCGTGACTGCCATGTTCAACAataccttcttcccaacaaccatcaggctcttgaatattACACAACAATAACCGGCACTAACTATGGactgcctttagtttagttgagagagagagtgtggaaaAGCCCCTTCggtccatatatacacacacacacacagacatatacatacacatatgcacatgcacatacgcatacacacacacacacccatgcacacgcacatacacacgcacacacacacacacacgcacgcacgcacacatacacgcacacatacacgcacacatacacacacaaacacatacacatacacacacacacacagacacggccacatacagacacacacagacacggccagacacatgcgcgcacacacacacacgcgcacacacacacacgcgcacacacatacacacacatacacacacacacacacacacacacatacacatacacacacacacacacacacacacacacacacacacacacacacacacatacacatacacacacacacacacacgcacacacacacacatatatacacacacacacagacatatacatacacatatgcacatgcacatacgcatacacacacacacacacacacatacatacacacatacacatagacacacacatatatatacagatacatacacgtaaatacacacacacacagacacacacatgcacacacactgcaGTCCCCACACATAGACAGTGACACTTTCAGAGACCCATGTATTTCCACTGTAACAGGTAACACAGTACAGCACCAACGGGCCCCAATAAACACTGACACACacttcatcacacaaaccaacctcccttccattgaatcgATCTAcaattcacgctgcctcggcaaggccagcagcataatcaaggaccagtctcagctcagtcactccctcttctcccctctcccatcgggcaagaggtacagcagtgtgaaaacgaacgcacacctccagattgaggaccagtttcttcccagctgttatcaggcaactgaaccatcctatcaccaactgagagcaatcctgagctaccatctacatcattggagacccttggactatctttaattggattttactggactttatcttgcactaaatattattccctttatcatctatctatctgtgcgcTGAGCTcgattcgattgtaatcatgtatagtctttctgctgactggatggcatgcagcaaaagcttttcaatgtatctagatgcatgtgacaatgatctaaactaaactaaattaaatcctcagtctgaagaaaagtttcgacccgaaatgtcacctattccttttctccagagaagctgtgtgacccgctgagttactgcagcattttgtatctaaactaaactaaacttggtaaaattaaacaaaacttaattaaacttaactgaactaaacggtggcgcagcggtagagttgctgcctcacagcgccagagacccgggttcgatcgtgactatggccactgtctgtatggagtttgtacgttcactctgtgaccgtgtgggttttctccgggtgccctggttttctcccacactccaaagatgtgcaggtttgtaggtcaattggctttggtaaaaatgacaAATAGTCcctccccagtgtgtaagatagtgttagtgtacggggtaatcgctagtcgacgtggactcaatggattgaagggcctgttttcatgctgtacctctaaagaaaCCCCCTGCCTGAGACATCCCAGGTATCCCCTGCaatacagaatagtaaaaggcttggatagagtggatgtggagaggatctttccactagtgtgagagtctaggaccagaggccacagcctcaaacttaaaggacgttattttaggaaggagatgaggaggaatttctttcgtcggaaggtggtgaatctgcagaatttttgccacagacggctgtggaggttgtcaatggatatttgtaaggcagag
This genomic window from Leucoraja erinacea ecotype New England chromosome 37, Leri_hhj_1, whole genome shotgun sequence contains:
- the LOC129713811 gene encoding voltage-dependent calcium channel gamma-2 subunit — encoded protein: MGLFDRGVQMLLTTVGAFAAFSLMTIAVGTDYWLYSRGVCKSKSVSENETSKKNEEVMTHSGLWRTCCLEGNFKGMCKQIDHFPEDADYEADAAEYFLRAVRASSIFPILSVILLFMGGLCIAASEFYKTRHNIILSAGIFFVSAGLSNIIGIIVYISANSGDPAKSDSKKNSYSYGWSFYFGALSFIIAEMVGVLAVHMFIDRHKQIRAGTRSTDYLQSSAITRIPSYRYRYRRRSRSSSRSTEPSHSRDPSPVGLKGFNTLPSTEISMYTLTRDPLKTTTSTATYNSERDHNFLQVHNCIQKDIKDSLHTNTVNRRTTPV